From the genome of Flavobacterium luteolum, one region includes:
- the atpH gene encoding ATP synthase F1 subunit delta, producing MASTRAAIRYAKAILDLANSKGVAEVVNNDMKSIAHAIETNEELSTFIQNPTTKVEVKEGALLEVFADANGVTKGLFRLLFENKRFEILDAIALEYNKLFDENNGVEVAKVTTAIPMDAALEAKVLAKVATLSDKKITIENIVDPSIIGGFILRIGDNQYNASVANRLQVLKRELSN from the coding sequence ATGGCAAGTACAAGAGCAGCAATTCGTTATGCAAAAGCAATTCTAGACTTAGCAAACTCTAAAGGTGTTGCCGAAGTTGTCAATAACGATATGAAATCAATTGCACACGCAATTGAGACTAATGAAGAATTGAGTACATTTATTCAAAACCCAACAACAAAAGTTGAAGTTAAAGAAGGTGCTCTTTTAGAAGTTTTTGCAGATGCAAATGGAGTAACAAAAGGATTATTCCGTTTATTATTCGAAAACAAAAGATTTGAAATTCTAGATGCAATTGCACTAGAATACAATAAGTTATTTGATGAAAATAATGGTGTTGAAGTAGCGAAAGTTACAACAGCGATTCCAATGGATGCGGCTTTAGAAGCTAAAGTTTTAGCAAAAGTTGCAACTTTATCAGATAAAAAAATTACAATTGAAAATATAGTAGATCCTTCAATCATTGGTGGATTTATTCTGAGAATAGGAGATAATCAATACAACGCTTCTGTTGCAAACAGATTACAAGTATTAAAAAGAGAGTTAAGTAATTAG
- the atpA gene encoding F0F1 ATP synthase subunit alpha — MAEIKPAEISAILRKQVEGFESGATLEEVGTVLQVGDGIARVYGLSNVQYGELVEFDNGMEGIVLNLEEDNVGVVLLGPSTGLKEGSTAKRTQRIASLKVGEQMVGRVVNTLGFPIDGKGPIGGDLYEMPLERKAPGVIFRQPVTEPLQTGVKAVDAMIPVGRGQRELVIGDRQTGKSTVCIDTILNQKEFYDAGKPVFCIYVAIGQKASTVAGIAKMLEEKGAMAYTVIVAANASDPAPMQVYAPFAGAAIGEYFRDSGRPALIVYDDLSKQAVAYREVSLLLRRPPGREAYPGDVFYLHSRLLERACKVIADDGIAKNMNDLPDSIKSIVKGGGSLTALPIIETQAGDVSAYIPTNVISITDGQIFLDGDLFNSGVRPAINVGISVSRVGGNAQIKSMKKVSGTLKLDQAQFRELEAFAKFGSDLDSVTLNVIEKGKRNVEILKQGLNDPYPVENQVAIIYAGSKNLLRNVPVNKVKEFEADFIAYLNSKHKDTLNALKAGKLDDAITDVIEKAAKEISAKYN, encoded by the coding sequence ATGGCGGAAATCAAACCTGCTGAAATTTCAGCAATATTAAGAAAGCAAGTAGAAGGTTTTGAATCTGGTGCTACGCTAGAGGAAGTAGGAACAGTACTTCAAGTTGGAGACGGTATTGCTCGTGTTTACGGGCTGTCTAATGTACAATATGGAGAGTTAGTGGAATTTGATAACGGTATGGAAGGTATCGTATTGAATCTTGAAGAGGATAATGTTGGGGTTGTATTGTTAGGACCATCAACTGGACTTAAAGAAGGATCTACTGCAAAAAGAACTCAACGTATTGCTTCTCTTAAAGTAGGTGAGCAAATGGTAGGACGTGTTGTTAACACTCTTGGTTTTCCAATTGATGGAAAAGGACCAATCGGTGGAGACTTATACGAAATGCCATTGGAAAGAAAAGCACCTGGTGTTATCTTCCGTCAGCCAGTAACTGAGCCATTACAAACAGGAGTAAAAGCAGTTGATGCTATGATCCCAGTTGGTCGTGGACAGCGTGAGCTTGTAATCGGTGACCGTCAAACAGGAAAATCTACTGTTTGTATCGATACAATCTTAAATCAAAAAGAATTTTACGATGCAGGAAAACCTGTATTCTGTATATATGTTGCAATTGGACAAAAAGCTTCAACTGTAGCAGGAATCGCAAAAATGTTAGAAGAAAAAGGAGCAATGGCTTATACAGTTATAGTTGCTGCTAATGCTTCTGACCCAGCTCCAATGCAAGTTTATGCTCCATTCGCTGGTGCGGCAATTGGAGAATACTTTAGAGATTCAGGTCGTCCAGCTCTTATCGTTTATGATGACTTGTCTAAACAAGCTGTTGCTTACCGTGAGGTTTCTCTTTTATTAAGAAGACCACCGGGACGTGAGGCTTACCCTGGAGACGTTTTCTACTTACACTCTCGTTTATTAGAGCGTGCTTGTAAAGTAATCGCTGATGATGGTATCGCTAAAAACATGAACGACTTACCAGATTCTATCAAATCTATCGTAAAAGGTGGTGGTTCTTTAACTGCTTTACCAATTATCGAAACTCAAGCTGGTGACGTTTCTGCATATATCCCAACAAACGTAATCTCTATTACAGATGGTCAGATCTTCCTTGACGGAGATTTGTTCAACTCTGGGGTTCGTCCTGCTATCAACGTAGGTATTTCTGTATCTCGTGTTGGAGGTAATGCTCAAATTAAATCAATGAAAAAAGTTTCTGGAACTTTAAAATTAGACCAAGCTCAATTCCGTGAATTAGAAGCTTTCGCTAAATTTGGTTCTGACTTGGATTCTGTTACTTTAAACGTAATTGAAAAAGGAAAAAGAAACGTTGAAATCTTGAAACAAGGTTTAAATGATCCTTATCCTGTTGAAAACCAAGTTGCAATTATTTACGCTGGATCTAAAAACTTATTAAGAAACGTTCCTGTAAATAAAGTAAAAGAATTTGAAGCTGATTTTATCGCTTACTTAAACAGTAAACATAAAGATACGCTTAACGCGTTGAAAGCTGGTAAATTAGATGACGCTATTACAGACGTTATCGAAAAAGCAGCAAAAGAAATTTCAGCAAAATATAACTAA
- the atpG gene encoding ATP synthase F1 subunit gamma → MANLKEIRNRITSVSSTMQITSAMKMVSAAKLKKAQDAITAMRPYAEKLTELLQDLSATLEGEVGGDYTTQREVKKVLLVAITSNRGLCGAFNSNIIKEIKNRTDFYAGKQVDVFAIGKKGNDALSKTHKVHGHHNAIFDHLTFENVAGIADDLTQKFLSGEYDRIELVYNQFKNAATQIVQVEQFLPLAPISTSVAASSGDYIFEPGKEEIVLTLIPKSLKTQLYKGIRDSFASEHGARMTAMHKATDNATELRNQLKLTYNKARQAAITSEILEIVGGAEALNG, encoded by the coding sequence ATGGCAAATTTAAAGGAAATCCGTAATAGAATTACTTCCGTTTCATCGACGATGCAGATTACATCGGCTATGAAAATGGTTTCTGCTGCAAAGCTGAAGAAAGCACAAGATGCAATCACTGCAATGCGTCCTTATGCCGAGAAATTAACGGAGTTATTGCAAGATCTTTCGGCTACACTTGAAGGTGAAGTAGGAGGAGATTACACTACACAACGTGAAGTAAAAAAAGTATTGTTAGTAGCTATAACTTCAAATAGAGGTTTATGTGGTGCTTTCAATTCAAATATTATTAAAGAGATTAAAAACCGTACTGATTTTTATGCTGGAAAGCAAGTTGATGTTTTTGCTATTGGTAAAAAAGGAAACGACGCTTTAAGCAAAACTCATAAAGTTCACGGTCATCATAATGCAATTTTTGATCATTTGACATTTGAAAATGTTGCTGGAATTGCAGATGATTTGACGCAAAAGTTTTTAAGTGGAGAATACGATAGAATTGAGTTAGTTTACAATCAGTTTAAAAATGCTGCAACTCAAATTGTTCAAGTAGAACAGTTTTTACCGTTAGCTCCTATTAGTACTAGTGTAGCAGCTTCTTCTGGAGATTATATTTTTGAACCAGGAAAAGAAGAAATTGTATTGACTTTAATACCTAAGTCTTTAAAAACACAATTGTATAAAGGAATCCGTGATTCATTTGCTTCTGAGCATGGAGCACGTATGACTGCAATGCACAAAGCAACAGATAACGCAACTGAATTAAGAAACCAATTGAAATTAACTTATAACAAAGCTCGTCAGGCTGCGATTACAAGTGAGATTTTGGAAATTGTTGGTGGAGCAGAAGCTTTAAATGGATAA